The Amycolatopsis sp. NBC_01480 genome segment TTGACCTCGTCGATGGCGGCCAGCTGGTCGTTGGTCTCGGTGAACGGGAACGCGTCCTCCAGCTCGTGCTGCCAGGGCGTGTCCGGGCCGAACGGGTGGCCGGGCGCGGCCTGGCGAGCGGCGTACAGCTGGACCAGCTCGGCCGCGATCTCCTTGACCGCCTTCTTGGCCCTGGCCTTGGTGTTCTTCCAGTCGGAGCCGCCCAGCTTGTTCAGCGTGGGCAGCTCGCCGCCGACGTAGCGCGAGACCTCGTCGAGCTGGTCGGTGGGCACGAAGAGCCGGTCGCCCGGCTGGCCGCGCTTCGACGAGGCGTACTCCAGCAGCAGGTACTCGCGGGTGGCCCCCGCGACGGTGCGCTGCACCATCTCGACGAACCGACCGATGCCGTGTTGTTCGTGCACCACGTAATCGCCCGCCCGCAGCGCCAGCGGGTCCACCGCGTTGCGCCGCCGCGAGGGCATCTTCGCGTTGAGGTCCTTTGTGGACGTTCCGGCGTTCGCGCCGCGGCCGGTGAGGTCGGCCTCCGACAGCACGACGAGCGCCCGCTCCGGCGACACGAAGCCGTCGGACAGGCCGCCGCAGGTGACCGTGACGACGCCGGCCCGCGGGACCGCCGTGAGGCCATCTCCGGCCAGCGTGGCCGGGACCTCGGCGCCGGTCAGCTGCTCGACGGCGCGGCTCGCGGTGCCCTGCCCGGCGACCACGAGCACACCGGTGCCGCCCGCCGCGACGTGCGCGCGCAGGTCGGTCATCGCGCGCTCCAGCTCGCCCCGGTACGCGGGCGCGGGCTCGACGGCGACGCGCAGCACGTCCGCGTCCTCGGTGGTCAGCTGGGTGATCGTCCACCAGGAGCGCCGGGTCTCCTGCGCGTGCTTGGCGACCCCGGTCAGCTCGCGGTAGGCCGACGCGCCGAGGTCGATCGGCGCCTGGCCGCCCGCCGCGGCGGTGGTCCAGGAGGCCTCCAGGAACTCCTGGCCGGTGCGCACCAGGTCGGCGGCGCGGGCGCGGATCTTCTCCGGGTCGGCCAGCAGCACGTGGCTGCCCACGGGCATCGCGTCGGTGAGCAGTTCCAGCTCGTCCTCGCAGAGCACCGGGATGAGCGCCTCCATGCCCTCCACCGGGATGCCGTCGGCGAGCTTGGTGAGCATCTCGGCCAGGTGCGCGTCGGCCTCGTACGTGCCCGCCAGCTCGGCGGCCTTCGCCTTGACCGCTTCGGTGAGCAGCAGCTCGCGGCACGGCGGCGCGGTGACGTGCTGGATCTCGCCGGGCAGCGAGCGCTGGTCGGACACCGCGAACGCGCGGATCTCGCTGACCTCGTCGCCCCAGAACTCGATCCGGACCGGGTGCTGCGCGGTGGGCCCGAACAGGTCGAGGATGCCGCCGCGCACCGCGAACTCGCCGCGCTTCTCGACCATGTCGACCCGGGTGTACGCCAGCTCGACCAGGCGCTCCAGCAGGTCTTCGAAGCTCTGCTCCTCGCCGACCACGAGGTCGACCGGCGCCAGCGAGCCGAGCCCGGGCGCCATCGGCTGGATCAGGCTGCGCACGGTCGAGACGACGACCCGCAGCTCGTCTTCGCCCGTGTGCAGGCGGTGCAGCACCTCCAGCCGGCGCCCGACGGTGTCGGCGCGCGGCGAGAGGCGTTCGTGGGGCAGCGTTTCCCACGACGGGAAGTCGGCGACCCGCTCGCGGCCGAGCAGCGCCGACAGCGCGGTGGTCAGCTCGTCGGCCTCCCGCCCGGTGGCGGTGACCACGAGCACAGGACGGCCGCCGCCGCCCGCTTCGGGTTCTTCGGCGAGGGCCGCGGCGACCAGCTGGCGCGCGGCGACGGGGCCCTGCAGTTCGAGCAACGGGGCGCCCGCCCGCTCGACGACCCCGCGAAGGGCCGGGTCGGGAAGGATGGCTTGGAGGAGTCCGGACAGTGGAGCGTCGGTCACGGTCCCAGACTACGTGCCGGCACCGACAAGATGCCGCTCCCCGCACGAGTGGGCCGCTCGCGACGCCGGCGCCCGGCCGCGTTCACGCAGCGGAACTGTCAGTGGCACGAACGCGCGACGGTATACAAGAGAGATCAACAACTGAAAACTATTCGCGTGTCGGAATCCGGAGGAACACGATGAAGCGCTGGAAGAACCGTCCCGCCGGCTCGAACTGGGGCGATTTCGGCGAAGACGACCAGATCGGCCGGCTCAACCTGATCACGCCCGAGCGCCGCCGGGCCGCGGTGGCCGAAGTCCGCGAGGGCATCGCCTTCCCGCTGAGCCTGCCGCTCGACTTCCCCAAGGGCGAGTACGCGCACGGCCCCCGCAAGCCGCCGACCCTGGCCAGCACCGCGCTCGGGCACAACAACCGCTTCCTGCCGCAGGTCACCGACGTGGTCAACGACGACTACGCGGTCATCCACCTG includes the following:
- the mfd gene encoding transcription-repair coupling factor; its protein translation is MSGLLQAILPDPALRGVVERAGAPLLELQGPVAARQLVAAALAEEPEAGGGGRPVLVVTATGREADELTTALSALLGRERVADFPSWETLPHERLSPRADTVGRRLEVLHRLHTGEDELRVVVSTVRSLIQPMAPGLGSLAPVDLVVGEEQSFEDLLERLVELAYTRVDMVEKRGEFAVRGGILDLFGPTAQHPVRIEFWGDEVSEIRAFAVSDQRSLPGEIQHVTAPPCRELLLTEAVKAKAAELAGTYEADAHLAEMLTKLADGIPVEGMEALIPVLCEDELELLTDAMPVGSHVLLADPEKIRARAADLVRTGQEFLEASWTTAAAGGQAPIDLGASAYRELTGVAKHAQETRRSWWTITQLTTEDADVLRVAVEPAPAYRGELERAMTDLRAHVAAGGTGVLVVAGQGTASRAVEQLTGAEVPATLAGDGLTAVPRAGVVTVTCGGLSDGFVSPERALVVLSEADLTGRGANAGTSTKDLNAKMPSRRRNAVDPLALRAGDYVVHEQHGIGRFVEMVQRTVAGATREYLLLEYASSKRGQPGDRLFVPTDQLDEVSRYVGGELPTLNKLGGSDWKNTKARAKKAVKEIAAELVQLYAARQAAPGHPFGPDTPWQHELEDAFPFTETNDQLAAIDEVKSDMERGVPMDRVICGDVGYGKTEIAVRAAFKAVQDGKQVAVLVPTTLLAQQHLNTFAERMQSFPVTIKGLSRFTNKTESDLVLEQLAEGEVDIVIGTHRLLQTGIRYKDLGLVIVDEEQRFGVEHKEHIKALRTHVDVLTMSATPIPRTLEMSLAGIREMSTILTPPEDRHPILTYVGSYDDKQVGAAVRRELLRDGQVFYVHNRVSSIEKAARRIRELVPEARVVTAHGQMNEDKLEKIIQGFWENEYDVLVCTTIVETGLDISNANTLIVERGDLLGLAQLHQLRGRVGRGRERGYAYFLYPPEAPLTETAHDRLATIAQNTELGAGMAVAMKDLEIRGAGNILGAEQSGHIAGVGFDLYVRLVGEAVDAFRRHAGAEPAEDDELAEVRVDLPVDAHIPHDYVPGERLRLEAYRKIAAAPDTAGLDAVREELVDRYGQPPAPVTRLLAVAAFRHTCRAAGVTEVAVQGNTIRFAPLPLADSQLVRLKRLYPKATYKAITNTVSVPKPTEGPAGGRMGAPTLRDEQLLEWCAKLLTHLTKTPAAV